From Montipora foliosa isolate CH-2021 chromosome 6, ASM3666993v2, whole genome shotgun sequence, a single genomic window includes:
- the LOC138005249 gene encoding uncharacterized protein: MIRQPSSTMIVGPSGSGKTQLTEALLTQGNVFEGDRTKPCHYCYAVWQPRFERMKGRGIRFHEGIPDISDLRQWFGKSQGGILVLDDLMDEGGNDKRVLDLFTRESHHRNITVLYLCQDLFPSGKYAKTISRNAHYLFVFKNPRDQSGFRALTLQAFPDRWRDVLRLFERCTQRPYGYIMMDLHPASDDRYRLFSCVTPSDGPTQVWKRE, encoded by the coding sequence AtgatacggcaacccagtagcACGATGATCGTCGGTCCCTCGGGGAGTGGCAAGACGCAATTGACCGAAGCCCTCTTGACGCAAGGCAATGTCTTTGAAGGAGATCGGACCAAACCGTGTCATTACTGTTATGCCGTATGGCAACCGCGTTTCGAACGGATGAAAGGTCGTGGGATCCGATTTCACGAAGGGATCCCTGACATTTCGGATCTTCGACAATGGTTTGGAAAAAGTCAAGGCGGGATCCTGGTCTTGGACGATCTCATGGACGAAGGTGGGAACGACAAACGCGTGTTGGATCTATTCACCCGAGAATCGCATCATCGGAACATCACGGTGTTGTATTTGTGTCAAGACTTGTTTCCATCCGGCAAGTATGCCAAGACCATCTCTAGGAATGCCCATTATCTCTTTGTGTTCAAGAATCCTAGAGATCAATCGGGATTTCGGGCCTTGACGTTACAAGCCTTTCCCGATCGATGGCGTGACGTCCTTCGTCTCTTCGAGAGGTGCACGCAACGCCCGTACGGGTATATAATGATGGATCTTCATCCCGCTTCAGACGATCGGTACCGACTGTTCAGTTGTGTGACACCATCGGATGGTCCGACTCAAGTGTGGAAACGTGAATGA
- the LOC138005250 gene encoding uncharacterized protein F54H12.2-like translates to MPIKKPNEVWRPSLDDESPTDGRSFTVASTTRLPSTSVCSYYKRQEPRSVRWLVDAAPTESTTTTYQKKKNTMSVELFTMPSTDITVDSYRMIPYSAAMTGIVPVTFTVPGLDEFVDLGRSFFEIELKLNSASTNGIVTDANSASDANNTKFVYVTNNLAHGLFKQINLRLGGVLMSEQTDTYMYKSFIETLLNYSRDEGDTLLAPQGWVNYLNVEEQLAAAGGDDDISTTAGWAHNSTNALKTATKLFYGNNKATMIMYPHLAAMRTGRLLVPRVEMVMELFCNTPDFFLFGTKTSGTGVKRYVTLGAGDIKVTFHLCRVNLNVSVGNELMAKIDVKGQMANYPMVKSQIRTFSFDGKTTLWTEDQIFTGRLPDRLVVGLLDSKAFNGDLEYYPYAFQDFGVKSIRQLVGGEEYPYPTLELNGTNTRKDWLGYQRLLEASGSLANHRPHMIQPGDWGYGKNCTLFMFNNVPSGNADSPYHRNPKQKGKLRLEIRFNAAPDKNITILVFGEFEDSFQAGTNGNILYQKYE, encoded by the coding sequence ATGCCTATAAAAAAGCCAAACGAAGTCTGGCGTCCATCTTTAGACGATGAATCGCCGACCGATGGTCGTTCATTCACGGTTGCGTCGACAACGCGCTTACCGTCGACGTCAGTCTGCTCCTACTATAAAAGGCAGGAACCCCGTTCAGTACGGTGGTTGGTTGATGCTGCACCTACCGAGAGCACCACGACGACGtaccagaagaagaagaacacgATGAGTGTGGAACTGTTTACTATGCCGTCGACGGACATCACGGTCGATTCGTACCGGATGATCCCCTATAGTGCCGCCATGACGGGTATCGTACCCGTCACCTTTACCGTTCCCGGTTTGGACGAATTTGTGGATTTGGGACGCAGTTTTTTTGAAATCGAACTGAAATTGAATTCGGCGTCGACCAATGGCATCGTGACCGATGCCAACAGTGCCTCGGATGCCAACAACACCAAGTTTGTGTACGTCACCAACAATCTGGCCCACGGTCTCTTCAAACAGATCAATCTACGACTGGGTGGTGTCTTGATGAGCGAACAGACCGATACGTACATGTACAAATCTTTCATCGAAACCCTCTTGAATTATAGTCGAGACGAAGGCGATACGTTGTTGGCCCCTCAAGGTTGGGTGAATTACCTGAACGTGGAGGAACAGCTGGCGGCCGCAGGAGGCGACGACGACATTTCCACCACCGCCGGATGGGCGCACAACAGTACGAATGCTTTGAAGACGGCCACCAAACTCTTTTACGGCAACAACAAAGCCACCATGATCATGTATCCTCATCTGGCCGCCATGCGAACGGGACGTTTGTTGGTCCCTCGCGTAGAAATGGTGATGGAACTGTTTTGCAACACCCCGGACTTTTTCCTGTTTGGGACCAAGACCAGTGGGACAGGAGTCAAAAGATACGTCACGTTGGGTGCAGGGGATATCAAAGTCACCTTTCATTTGTGCCGCGTCAACCTGAATGTCAGTGTGGGCAACGAACTGATGGCCAAGATCGATGTGAAAGGTCAAATGGCCAATTATCCCATGGTCAAAAGTCAAATCCGAACCTTCTCGTTCGATGGCAAGACCACCTTGTGGACCGAAGACCAAATATTTACCGGCCGTCTTCCCGACCGCTTGGTCGTCGGGCTGCTGGATAGCAAAGCGTTCAATGGGGATTTGGAGTATTACCCGTACGCCTTCCAAGATTTTGGAGTGAAGAGTATCCGTCAACTAGTGGGTGGGGAAGAATATCCCTATCCGACCTTGGAGTTGAATGGCACCAATACGCGTAAAGACTGGTTGGGCTATCAACGTCTCTTGGAAGCCAGTGGTTCCCTAGCCAATCATCGTCCTCACATGATCCAGCCAGGAGATTGGGGCTATGGCAAGAATTGTACCTTGTTCATGTTTAACAATGTGCCCAGCGGGAATGCCGATTCACCGTATCATCGAAATCCCAAACAAAAAGGCAAGCTGCGTCTGGAAATCCGATTTAATGCCGCTCCCGACAAGAACATCACCATTCTGGTGTTTGGCGAATTCGAAGACAGCTTTCAAGCCGGTACCAACGGAAACATCCTGTATCAAAAGTACGAGTGA